A genomic window from Cricetulus griseus strain 17A/GY chromosome 4, alternate assembly CriGri-PICRH-1.0, whole genome shotgun sequence includes:
- the B3gnt5 gene encoding lactosylceramide 1,3-N-acetyl-beta-D-glucosaminyltransferase, with protein MKMFMSGRRVKRWKFFQLFATCFILSFMVFWGPINNHILNHMKSYSYRYLINSYDFVNHSLSVKHSSEQPHYQYLINHKEKCQAQDVLLLLFIKTSPANYDRRSAIRKTWGNENYVQSQLSANVKILFALGTPALPKGEELQKKLIWEDHVYKDIIQQDFVDSFYNLTLKLLLQFSWTNTFCPHAKFLMSADDDIFIHMPNLIEYLQGLEHTGVRDFWIGHVHRGSPPVRDKKSKYYVPYAMYQWPAYPDYTAGAAYVISSDVAAKVYEASQMLNSSLYIDDVFMGLCANKIGIVPQNHVFFSGEGKVPYHPCIYEKMMTSHGHLQDLQDLWMEATDPKVKNVSEGFFGQIYCRLIKIVLFCRLIYGSAYPCRAAFA; from the coding sequence ATGAAAATGTTTATGAGTGGCAGAAGAGTCAAAAGATGGAAATTTTTTCAGCTATTTGCCACTTGTTTTATATTAAGCTTCATGGTTTTCTGGGGTCCAATCAATAATCACATTTTGAACCATATGAAGTCCTACTCCTACAGATACCTCATAAACAGCTATGACTTTGTGAATCACTCCCTGTCTGTCAAGCACAGCTCCGAGCAACCTCACTACCAATACTTGATCAACCACAAAGAGAAGTGTCAGGCTCAAGATGTCCTCCTCTTACTCTTTATAAAGACTTCCCCTGCAAACTATGACCGACGTTCTGCAATCAGAAAAACGTGGGGCAATGAGAATTATGTTCAGTCCCAGCTTAGTGCCAACGTCAAAATTCTGTTTGCCTTAGGAACTCCTGCTCTACCGAAGGGAGAAGAACTGCAAAAGAAACTGATTTGGGAAGATCACGTGTACAAGGATATAATCCAGCAAGATTTTGTTGATTCTTTCTACAATCTGACTTTAAAATTGCTCCTTCAGTTCAGCTGGACAAACACCTTTTGCCCACATGCCAAATTCCTGATGAGTGCCGATGACGATATATTTATTCACATGCCAAACCTCATTGAATACCTTCAAGGGCTAGAGCACACTGGGGTTCGAGACTTTTGGATTGGTCATGTTCATCGTGGTAGCCCTCCTGTTAGGGATAAAAAAAGCAAGTACTATGTTCCTTATGCAATGTACCAATGGCCAGCTTACCCTGACTATACAGCTGGCGCTGCCTACGTCATCTCCAGTGATGTAGCTGCTAAAGTCTATGAGGCCTCACAGATGCTGAATTCCAGCCTGTACATAGATGACGTGTTCATGGGCCTCTGTGCCAATAAAATAGGGATAGTGCCACAGaaccatgtatttttttctggggAAGGTAAGGTTCCCTATCATCCCTGTATCTATGAAAAGATGATGACATCTCATGGACACTTACAAGATCTGCAGGACCTCTGGATGGAGGCTACAGATCCTAAAGTAAAGAACGTCTCAGAAGGTTTTTTTGGTCAAATATACTGCAGGTTAATTAAGATAGTTCTCTTCTGCAGACTGATTTATGGAAGTGCGTACCCTTGTAGGGCTGCATTTGCCTAA